The genome window TGACGAGCAGGCACGCGGGCCGGACGCGGCGCACCTCGGTGAGGGCGGAGAGCAGGAAGGGCAGCCCCTTCTTGTGCCGCAGCTCACCGGAGAAGCCGAGGACGGCTTCATCTGGCGCGATGCCCAACCGCTCCCGAAGCGCCGGGTCCGCGGGACCAGGGGAGAAGATGCCGGTGTCGACGGCGTTGGGGATGACCTCCACGGTTTCGTCCCGTCCCAGGAGCATGCACATCTTCCGGCCCAGGTCCGCGGAGGCCGCGGTGAGGACGCGGGCACGTTGCAGCGTCCACAGCAGGCGCGCGAAGTCGCCCGGGGGGAACATGAGCTGGTCCACGTCATTGCCCCGGGCGCTGACGGTGGAGGCAATGCCCACGGACTCGGCGAAGGCGACGGCGAGGAACCCGGGCGGAGACAGGTAGTGCCCCCACACCAGGTCATAGCGTTGCTTCGCGTGCAGGTAGCCGAGCACGTCGAGCGTGTGCTGCATGGACAGGTCCGTGCTGCCGAACAACCCCAGCCGGTGGAGCGTCACACCCCGCGCGAAGGGTGAGACGTCCCCGGCGTCCTCCACCGTCTGGAGCGCGCCTGGCGCCGCCGTGCGCGTCCAGGCCAGCACGTCCACCCGGGCACCCAGCTTCACCAGCGAGCCCGCGGTGCGCGCGCCACTGCGGGCCAGGCCGCCGATGTCGGGAGGAAAGCGTTCAGCGATGAGGAGGACGCGCGGGCTGTCGGACATGGCCGCGCAACGCTACCTCCATCACGCGCCATCGCCACCCGCAACCTGGGCCTGGAGCCGGCATCTTGCGTAAGACGCCCAGGCGCACGGCAACTGCCCCCTGGGCGTGCTCCCTCACTGCCCGAAGCCCCCCAGCGCCGTCCGGCTGAAGCTCGCGGCTCCCTGACTCACCCGCGCAGCGGACTGGCTGAACACCTGGAACGCCGCGCGAATCTCCTGCGCGCTCTGCCCTGGCGTGAGAATCCACTTGTCGTCGATGCCCATCTCGCGGAACACGCGCCGGAAGTCCGTGCTCCCATCGTTGATGCCCATCGCCGCGACGATGTGATTCTCCGCGCGCTTCAGGTCATTCACCAGCGCCGTCACGTCCTTTGCCTTCGCCGATGTCGAGTGCTGGTCCGAGCCATCCGTAATCAACAGTGTCACTGTCCGCACCGGCACGCCGTTGGCGCTGAACTCCTGCGCCTTCGCCAGCACCGTGCCCAGCAGCACCACCGACTGGTCGTACAGCGGCGTGCCATGGTCCGCCCGGTAGTTCTTGCCATGCATCCGCACCACGTCCTCCACCGGCCGGTACGGGTTCAGCACGAACCCGTTGAGGTAGCGCGTGTGGAAGAGGACGCCGTCCTTCTGCTTGCTCGCCAGCAGCGCGTCCAGCACCAGGTTGTGCCCGTCACACACCGTCTTCGAATGCCCGGAGTAGTCGATGCTCCCCGAGTCATCCGGCATGACCGTCACCAGCACCACCTCGCTGGACTGCACGTCCTCCACGCAGACGCCGAGCCCCGCCTGAATCTGCGCGCCCAGGTCCACCACCGTCAGCGCCTGCAAGCCCGCCGGGCTCAGCACGCCCTCCGCGTGTGCGTCATCGAAGAGCTTCCGGATGCCACTGCCATTCGCCTTGCTGCTCATGTCCCGTGCTCCTTCTCCCTCTCCCGAGGGCAGGGCTCCGCCTGTCCCGCTCGCGCGAGCGCAGGCGAAGCGATTGCTGTGTGTCGTCACGCCTCGCGCCGCGAGGCTCAGGCGATGCGCAGGTCCGGCCAGCTCGCCAGCGGGTCCGTGGACTTCACCAGGTGCATCCCCGCGTCCGCGAAGCGCTTCAGCGACGCCTCCGCCTGCGGGGTGAAGTCCGCCGCGAAGCCCCCCTTGCCGTCCGGCACCGTCACCGACGACATGCAGTCCGTCAGCAGATACACCTTGCGAGCCAGCGCCGCGTCCTGCGCGACAATCTCCCCGAGCAGGTCGTCGATGGAGCTCTTCACGCAGTGGCTCGCCGCCTGCCCTGCAATCACCACCGCGTCCGCGGTCAGCAGCGTCTTGAGGAACTGGGTATTGCGCTGCGCCAGCGGCTGGCCGTCATGCCGCCCCAGCACCTCCGGGCGCATCACCGAGTAGTTCTCCGTCAGCGGATTGCCCCCCTTCACCTCCGCCCACGACTGCATGCCACGCGCGAAGGCGTGGAACAGCCGCGCCTCCTGCACCACCCCCGCCAGCGCGTGCCCGTCGCTCCCCAGCAGGCAGTGCGGCGGCCACAGGTACAGCGTGTACTTGCCCGCCCGCTCCAATTCCTCGCAGTAGTACTTCACCTGCTTGAGCAGCCAGGGGTAGTTGCCACCGCACAGCCACTTCGCCATGGCGGGGTTGGGCCGCGCCTGCCCACGCTCAATCTGCTCGCGTGTCACCTCGCGGTACGGCGTCAGCGGCTGGTCGTCCTGGTCCACCCAGAAGGACGGGAAGAAAATCTGGTACGCGAAGTGGGTGTCGAGCGTCGCCGTCACGTTCGTCAGCGCGCCGAGGTTGCGGTAGATGAACTCCGCGATGCGACGGCTGTCATCCACGGCGCCGCGCCCACTGCGTCCCGCCACGTAGAGCGAGCCCTCCGGGAAGCAGAAGTCCTTCTGCACGTCGATGAGCAACAGGTGCAGGTTGAACGCGTCCGTCGCCGACATGGAGACGTCGTTCGCCGCGCGCCAGCGCTGGGCCTCCACCTGGAGCTTTCCCGCGTCAGGGCTGTATCCGAACTGCCCGGCATGGGCCGCGTCGTAGAACCTCGGAAGCGGAAGCGCCTTCACTTGCGTCTTCATCGTCCTACCTCCTGTGAGGCGTGGAGGCACCCGCTCCACGCGGTTGAGAAACGTCCCTTCAGTTCATTCGCAGCACGGTGATGTCCTGCCGCCCCACCACCGCCAGCCCC of Myxococcus virescens contains these proteins:
- a CDS encoding glycosyltransferase, with product MSDSPRVLLIAERFPPDIGGLARSGARTAGSLVKLGARVDVLAWTRTAAPGALQTVEDAGDVSPFARGVTLHRLGLFGSTDLSMQHTLDVLGYLHAKQRYDLVWGHYLSPPGFLAVAFAESVGIASTVSARGNDVDQLMFPPGDFARLLWTLQRARVLTAASADLGRKMCMLLGRDETVEVIPNAVDTGIFSPGPADPALRERLGIAPDEAVLGFSGELRHKKGLPFLLSALTEVRRVRPACLLVIGEVRPRDAEHLVAFRAEHPEDAARILISGPLDTPQAIAAHLRLCDVYLQPSLWEGMPNALLEAMACARPVIASDAGGIPEAVDAGRNGFIVSKALLNHLGQACLDVLSLPLEQRAAMGAAARQRIEERFQAHAEAAVLRRVLARAIPSRSS
- a CDS encoding nicotinamidase, with protein sequence MKTQVKALPLPRFYDAAHAGQFGYSPDAGKLQVEAQRWRAANDVSMSATDAFNLHLLLIDVQKDFCFPEGSLYVAGRSGRGAVDDSRRIAEFIYRNLGALTNVTATLDTHFAYQIFFPSFWVDQDDQPLTPYREVTREQIERGQARPNPAMAKWLCGGNYPWLLKQVKYYCEELERAGKYTLYLWPPHCLLGSDGHALAGVVQEARLFHAFARGMQSWAEVKGGNPLTENYSVMRPEVLGRHDGQPLAQRNTQFLKTLLTADAVVIAGQAASHCVKSSIDDLLGEIVAQDAALARKVYLLTDCMSSVTVPDGKGGFAADFTPQAEASLKRFADAGMHLVKSTDPLASWPDLRIA